The Anoxybacillus amylolyticus DNA segment CGAAAATACGGTGTTTTAAATTTAACCAGTTATTTGCATTTTTAATCTTTATTTTAAGTACAACAGGTTGAAAATCTTTTTTCATTCCAAGGAAATCCCTAATAGTAATTCCTTCTTTTTCAAGAGCATGCGGAATAGGAATAGGTCTTTCCTTTCTGCGCATTGCCCATTCTCGAGCTTGATTAAATTGAGTGGTTACATAAAAACCAGAACCGAAGTCTGTTCCCCCCTTACCTCTACGGTATATTTGAATTCCATGTTTAACAATGATATCTGCATATAAACTAATTGTTCCGTGGTATAATGGTGAACAAGGATCATAATACATACTTAAAATCCCAAACCCTTTACACTTTTATGTATAACCATTATAACATGTACGATAGTAATTACTAAAGCTACTTCATCATGGAAAATAACAGAAAAGTTCGAAAAACAGAGGGAGCTGAAACAATTGAACATTGGCTGGAACTTTGATAACAGTTACGCTCGGTTGCCGGAGCGGTTTT contains these protein-coding regions:
- a CDS encoding DUF3990 domain-containing protein — its product is MYYDPCSPLYHGTISLYADIIVKHGIQIYRRGKGGTDFGSGFYVTTQFNQAREWAMRRKERPIPIPHALEKEGITIRDFLGMKKDFQPVVLKIKIKNANNWLNLKHRIFDQENEQWQHFVWRMRQVNHSFSSCDYDWIYGLVADGGLQSADYKSIRAYKDKDQLAVLTNTAIQLLNISEVITCL